From the bacterium genome, one window contains:
- a CDS encoding MBL fold metallo-hydrolase, whose translation MSLYLKQLPLGPMQNFVYLIGDTTTRRAVAVDPAWDIDAVLNTLAADDMTLEAALITHFHPDHIGGRLMGHHIAGPVELLARGAKIKVYVHKDEADYVPRVCDLSKTDLALCESGDVLDLGEQRIRFLHTPGHTPGSQCFLVGDSLVSGDTLFIGGCGRVDLPGSDPAQMYDSLVNKLKALPDDTVLYPGHDYADRPRSTMGEEKRRNLYLRFERLEDFMGMMGY comes from the coding sequence GTGAGTCTCTACCTCAAGCAACTGCCGCTCGGCCCGATGCAGAATTTCGTCTACCTGATCGGCGACACGACGACGCGGCGCGCGGTCGCCGTCGATCCGGCCTGGGACATCGACGCGGTGCTCAACACGCTGGCCGCCGACGACATGACGCTCGAGGCGGCGCTGATCACCCACTTCCATCCGGACCACATCGGCGGCCGGCTGATGGGCCATCACATCGCCGGCCCGGTCGAGCTGCTGGCGCGCGGCGCGAAGATCAAGGTGTACGTCCACAAGGACGAGGCCGACTACGTGCCGCGGGTGTGCGATCTGTCGAAGACCGATCTGGCGCTGTGCGAGAGCGGCGACGTGCTCGACCTCGGCGAGCAGCGCATCCGCTTCCTGCACACACCGGGGCACACGCCCGGCTCGCAGTGCTTCCTGGTCGGCGACAGCCTGGTCTCCGGCGACACGCTGTTCATCGGTGGCTGCGGCCGCGTCGACCTGCCGGGCAGCGATCCGGCGCAGATGTACGACAGCCTGGTCAACAAGCTGAAGGCGCTGCCCGACGACACCGTGCTCTATCCCGGCCACGACTACGCCGACCGGCCGCGCTCCACCATGGGCGAGGAGAAACGGCGCAATCTCTACCTCCGCTTCGAGCGCCTCGAGGACTTCATGGGGATGATGGGCTACTGA
- a CDS encoding cob(I)yrinic acid a,c-diamide adenosyltransferase gives MAINITRVYTRTGDAGTTALVGGERVAKDSRRVECYGELDELNAILGLARSFNAQGDATPARRRLDDILTRLQNELFDLGSELATPPEAEYEGMFTVGADDVRALERIMDACQRDLEPLRSFVLPGGGPVSAVLHHARTVCRRAERQIIRLAREEPIGAQVIPYVNRLSDLLFVLSRWIGKQNGEAEYLWQRGLRNRDRPAAARKRPSASPTNNPARPGRRGKDRR, from the coding sequence ATGGCGATCAACATCACGCGCGTCTACACGCGCACCGGCGACGCGGGCACTACGGCGCTGGTCGGCGGCGAACGCGTCGCCAAGGACTCGCGCCGCGTCGAGTGCTACGGGGAGCTCGACGAGCTCAACGCCATCCTCGGCCTCGCCCGCAGCTTCAACGCGCAGGGCGACGCGACGCCGGCCCGCCGCCGCCTCGATGACATTCTCACCCGGCTGCAGAACGAGCTGTTCGATCTCGGCAGCGAGCTGGCGACGCCGCCGGAGGCCGAGTACGAGGGCATGTTCACGGTCGGCGCCGACGACGTCCGCGCCCTCGAGCGGATCATGGACGCGTGCCAGCGCGATCTCGAGCCGCTGCGCTCGTTCGTCCTGCCCGGCGGCGGCCCGGTGAGCGCGGTGCTGCACCACGCGCGCACCGTCTGCCGGCGCGCCGAGCGCCAGATCATCCGCCTGGCGCGCGAGGAGCCGATCGGCGCCCAGGTCATTCCCTACGTGAACCGCCTGAGCGATCTCCTGTTCGTGCTCTCGCGCTGGATCGGCAAGCAGAACGGCGAGGCCGAGTACCTGTGGCAACGCGGCCTGCGCAATCGCGACCGCCCGGCGGCCGCGCGCAAGCGACCTTCGGCGAGCCCCACCAACAACCCGGCGCGCCCCGGTAGACGCGGAAAGGATCGTCGGTGA
- a CDS encoding FAD-dependent oxidoreductase, with the protein MGKRVLMVGGVAGGASCAARLRRLDEAAEIALFDRGPHVSFANCGLPYFVGNVIADERSLLVASRELFRQRFNIDVFTRHEVTAIDRARRVITVVDLDAAGGPRQREERYDALLLAPGAAPIRPPLPGIDLPGIFAVRTIPDTRRIRSWIEERRPRRALVVGGGFIGLEMAENLAHRGLAVTILEKLPQVMPPLDAEMAAPVQQHLTASGVALHLGDGLAGFATDGEGLVALTERGARLAADLVILSIGVRAETGLAVAAGLPLGERGGIAVDSQMRTADPHIWAVGDAVEVRDVISGQEVIVPLAGPANRQGRIAAESIAGRPRSFRGVQATAVVGVFGLTVATTGASEKGLQRSGVADAACVYLHPGHHAGYYPGAKPIHLKLLFRVPDGRILGAQAVGLEGVEKRIDVIATMIQLGGTVRDLAEAELCYAPQFGGAKDPVNLAGMIAVNHLDGLMPLADWRALAAVAQLVDVRDPDEFAAGHIPGARNLPLSQLRERVGELSAGEPIACYCGVGQRAYYATRFLLQRGYRAANLSGGYTTYRQLVAGGVIAATTA; encoded by the coding sequence ATGGGCAAGCGGGTTCTGATGGTCGGCGGCGTTGCCGGTGGCGCGTCGTGCGCGGCGCGACTGCGGCGGTTGGACGAGGCGGCGGAGATCGCGCTGTTCGACCGCGGACCGCACGTGTCGTTCGCCAACTGCGGCCTGCCGTACTTCGTCGGCAACGTCATCGCCGACGAGCGCAGCCTGCTGGTCGCGTCGCGCGAGCTCTTCCGCCAGCGCTTCAACATCGATGTCTTCACCCGCCACGAGGTGACCGCCATCGACCGCGCGCGGCGCGTGATCACCGTCGTCGACCTCGACGCCGCCGGCGGGCCGCGGCAGCGCGAGGAGCGCTACGACGCGCTGTTGCTCGCGCCCGGCGCGGCGCCGATCCGGCCGCCGCTGCCCGGCATCGACCTGCCCGGCATCTTCGCGGTGCGCACCATTCCCGACACCCGCCGCATCCGGAGCTGGATCGAGGAGCGGCGGCCGCGGCGCGCGCTCGTGGTCGGCGGCGGGTTCATCGGCCTCGAGATGGCGGAAAACCTCGCGCACCGTGGCCTCGCGGTGACGATCCTCGAGAAGCTCCCGCAGGTGATGCCGCCGCTCGACGCGGAGATGGCGGCGCCGGTGCAGCAGCATCTGACGGCCAGCGGCGTGGCGCTGCACCTCGGCGACGGCCTCGCGGGGTTCGCGACCGACGGCGAGGGACTGGTGGCGCTCACCGAGCGCGGGGCGCGGCTCGCCGCCGATCTGGTGATCCTCTCGATCGGCGTGCGTGCCGAGACCGGGCTCGCGGTCGCGGCCGGGCTGCCGCTCGGCGAGCGCGGCGGCATCGCCGTGGACAGCCAGATGCGCACGGCGGATCCGCACATCTGGGCGGTCGGCGACGCGGTCGAGGTGCGCGACGTCATCAGCGGCCAGGAGGTGATCGTTCCGCTCGCCGGCCCGGCCAACCGCCAGGGCCGGATCGCCGCCGAGTCGATCGCCGGTCGCCCGCGCAGCTTTCGCGGCGTGCAGGCGACCGCGGTGGTCGGCGTCTTCGGGCTCACCGTCGCCACCACCGGCGCGAGCGAAAAGGGATTGCAGCGCAGCGGCGTCGCCGACGCCGCCTGCGTGTACCTCCATCCCGGCCACCACGCCGGCTACTATCCGGGCGCGAAACCGATCCACCTGAAGCTGCTCTTCCGCGTTCCCGATGGCCGCATTCTCGGCGCGCAGGCGGTCGGGCTCGAAGGGGTCGAGAAGCGCATCGACGTGATCGCGACCATGATCCAGCTCGGCGGTACGGTCCGCGATCTGGCGGAGGCCGAGCTCTGCTACGCGCCGCAGTTCGGCGGCGCCAAGGATCCGGTGAATCTCGCCGGCATGATCGCGGTCAACCACCTCGACGGCCTGATGCCGCTCGCCGACTGGCGGGCGCTCGCTGCCGTCGCGCAGCTCGTCGACGTGCGCGACCCGGACGAGTTCGCCGCCGGTCACATCCCCGGGGCGCGCAACCTGCCGCTGTCGCAGTTGCGCGAGCGGGTCGGCGAGCTGAGCGCCGGGGAGCCGATCGCCTGCTACTGCGGTGTCGGCCAGCGCGCGTACTACGCGACTCGCTTTCTGCTGCAGCGCGGCTATCGCGCCGCCAACCTGTCGGGCGGCTACACCACCTACCGTCAGCTCGTCGCCGGCGGGGTGATCGCGGCTACGACGGCGTGA
- a CDS encoding cupin domain-containing protein codes for MRRSRLLLVAPLLAACAARSPAPSFLVPGPAGTDLVTQALAAAPIQPDQTLRVQPLLQGEEASVSVVQIRDREAPHIHTRYDLTVLLARGHGTLWLAGVARAMRPGDAAFIPRGTPHWFVNEGAEPAVSVVVYAPPFSGPDQAPVP; via the coding sequence ATGCGCCGCAGCCGTCTCCTCCTCGTCGCCCCGTTGTTGGCGGCGTGCGCCGCACGATCCCCGGCGCCCTCCTTCCTCGTTCCCGGCCCGGCCGGCACCGACCTGGTCACCCAGGCCCTCGCCGCGGCGCCGATCCAGCCCGACCAGACCCTGCGCGTTCAGCCGCTGCTGCAGGGAGAGGAAGCGAGCGTCTCGGTGGTCCAGATCCGCGACCGCGAAGCGCCGCACATCCACACCCGCTACGACCTCACCGTGCTGTTGGCCCGCGGCCACGGCACCCTCTGGCTCGCCGGCGTGGCGCGGGCGATGCGCCCCGGGGACGCGGCGTTCATCCCGCGCGGCACGCCGCACTGGTTCGTCAACGAAGGCGCCGAACCGGCGGTGTCCGTCGTCGTGTACGCGCCGCCCTTCAGCGGTCCGGACCAGGCGCCGGTGCCCTGA
- a CDS encoding alpha/beta hydrolase — protein MRLAYDDEGRGPVVVCLHAVGHGAGDFAGFRARHRDRFRVIALDWPGQGRSDADRVAPSGQRYAAMLEAALDALALDRVVLLGNSIGGAAALRVAANRPGRVRGVIACNPGGLVAHGLRKRLFTGAMARFFSRGARGGRWTRRAFAAMYRGVLSEAPAAEQRARIVATWPEVAALLAAAWRSFGQPDDDLTPLLPRIACPALIAWSTGDRLNPLAFNRPGIAALRNGELAIFRGGHAPFLECPQDFDATFARFLARLQ, from the coding sequence GTGCGACTGGCGTATGACGACGAGGGCAGGGGGCCGGTGGTGGTCTGTCTGCACGCCGTCGGGCATGGGGCCGGGGACTTTGCCGGCTTCCGCGCCCGGCATCGCGATCGCTTCCGGGTCATCGCCCTGGACTGGCCGGGGCAGGGGCGTTCGGACGCCGATCGGGTGGCGCCGAGCGGCCAGCGCTATGCGGCGATGCTGGAAGCGGCGCTCGACGCGCTGGCGCTCGACCGGGTGGTGCTGCTCGGCAACTCGATCGGCGGCGCGGCCGCTCTGCGGGTGGCGGCGAACCGCCCCGGCCGGGTGCGCGGCGTGATCGCCTGCAACCCCGGTGGGCTGGTCGCGCACGGCCTGCGGAAGCGTCTCTTCACCGGCGCCATGGCGCGCTTCTTCTCCCGCGGGGCGCGCGGCGGTCGGTGGACGCGGCGGGCGTTCGCCGCCATGTATCGCGGGGTCCTGAGCGAGGCGCCGGCGGCCGAGCAGCGCGCCCGCATCGTCGCCACCTGGCCGGAGGTGGCGGCACTGCTCGCCGCCGCCTGGCGGAGCTTCGGTCAGCCGGACGACGACCTGACGCCGCTGTTGCCGCGCATCGCGTGTCCGGCGCTGATCGCCTGGTCCACCGGCGACCGCCTGAACCCGCTCGCCTTCAATCGGCCGGGCATCGCTGCCCTGCGCAACGGCGAGCTCGCGATCTTCCGCGGCGGGCACGCCCCGTTCCTCGAGTGCCCGCAGGACTTCGACGCCACCTTCGCCCGCTTCCTGGCGCGATTGCAATGA
- a CDS encoding TetR/AcrR family transcriptional regulator, with product MSAETTARLRLARAAEGRPRRGTPEGTRERLIAAAAEVLNRDGYFGTDSNAIARAAGYSPATFYKHFEDKRAILLAAYERWVGAEWRHVAGTVRAGLPAAEAARHLTTWVIAHHRRWRGLRASLLALVGVDDVVRAFYLTQRRRQLEWLAELRRPAAAASAGREADALRLYTFERACDAIANGETAALGLDAERFEALIAEQMAGAWRA from the coding sequence ATGAGCGCCGAGACCACGGCGCGGCTGCGTCTGGCGCGCGCGGCCGAGGGGCGACCGCGGCGCGGCACGCCCGAGGGAACGCGCGAGCGGCTGATCGCCGCCGCGGCGGAGGTGCTGAACCGCGATGGCTACTTCGGCACCGACTCCAACGCCATCGCCCGCGCCGCCGGCTATTCGCCGGCGACCTTCTACAAGCACTTCGAGGACAAGCGGGCGATCCTGCTCGCCGCCTACGAGCGCTGGGTCGGCGCCGAGTGGCGCCACGTCGCGGGCACCGTGCGCGCCGGGCTGCCGGCCGCCGAGGCGGCGCGCCATCTGACGACGTGGGTGATCGCCCACCATCGCCGCTGGCGCGGTCTGCGCGCCAGCCTGCTGGCGCTGGTCGGCGTCGACGACGTGGTGCGCGCCTTCTATCTCACCCAGCGGCGCCGCCAGCTCGAGTGGCTGGCGGAGCTCCGCCGCCCCGCCGCCGCGGCGTCGGCGGGGCGCGAGGCGGATGCGCTGCGCCTCTACACCTTCGAGCGCGCCTGCGACGCGATCGCCAACGGCGAGACGGCGGCGCTCGGGCTCGATGCCGAGCGGTTCGAGGCGCTGATCGCGGAACAGATGGCGGGCGCCTGGCGCGCGTGA
- a CDS encoding gamma-glutamylcyclotransferase: MPRPLLFAYGTLRDARQRALVLNGTPSRALGTGTVAGALYDLGGYPGLLPGSDPVPGTIIELGDPTALARLDEYEGVAQGLYVRERAAARRDGGGVVETWVYRYNCPVIGRRRIRAWTPGRRLLTPS, from the coding sequence ATGCCCCGCCCCCTGCTCTTCGCCTACGGCACGCTGCGCGATGCGCGGCAGCGCGCCCTGGTGTTGAACGGGACGCCATCGCGCGCGCTCGGCACGGGCACCGTCGCCGGCGCGCTCTACGACCTCGGCGGCTATCCCGGCCTGCTGCCCGGCAGCGATCCGGTGCCGGGCACGATCATCGAGCTCGGCGACCCGACCGCGCTCGCCCGCCTCGACGAGTACGAGGGCGTGGCGCAGGGACTCTACGTTCGCGAGCGGGCGGCCGCGCGCCGCGACGGCGGTGGCGTCGTGGAGACGTGGGTGTACCGCTATAACTGCCCGGTGATCGGCCGCCGCCGCATCCGCGCCTGGACGCCCGGCCGGCGCCTGCTCACGCCGTCGTAG